The genomic region GACCAGGGGCTCTACCGCTGGGAGCTCGACCACTTCCGGGAGTGGCTGCTCGAGGCCTGGAAGGGCGCCTCGCTCGCGCCGGACGAGCGCGCCTTCGTGGACGCCGAGTTCGATCGGCTCTCGGCCCGGCTCGCGGCCGAGCCGCTCGGGTTCACGCACCGCGACTACCAATCCCGGAACCTGATGGTGCTCCCGGGGGGCGAGCAGGCGGTCCTCGACTTCCAGGACGCGCTCCTCGGGCCGCGGCAGTACGATCTCGTGGCGCTGCTCCGGGACAGCTACGTCGAGCTCCCGGCCGACCTCGTGGAGCGGATGCTGCGCCGCTGGCTGGAGCGGTTCCACGAGGCGGGCGGGCCCCGGCTCGAGTACGGGCCCTTCCGAGAGTTGTTCGACCTCCTCACGGTCCAGCGGAAGCTCAAGGACGCGGGGAGGTTCGTCTTCATCGACCGCGTGAAGAAGAACCCCGGGTTCCTGGTCTCGATCCCGGCGTCGCTGCGGTACGTCCGGGACGCCTTCGGGCGGCTGCCGGAGCTGGCGGAGCTGCGGGGGGTGCTCGGGAGGCACGTGCCGGAGCTGCTCGGGTAGAGGCGCCCCCGGGATGTCTTGGGCGGCCCCTCACTCCAGCCAGCGCCAGGCCAGCACCAGCTCGCCCAGCGCGTAGAGGGTCCCGAAGACGAGCTTGTTGTGCCGGGCGAGCCAGAGCGGCAGGTAGATGTCGAAGTTGTCCGCGCGCTCGTCGGTGTAGCGGGCGGCGACGTCGGTGAGCGGGCAGCGCAGGCGGTTCGCGGCGAGCACGAGCACCTCGCCGAGCACGACGAGCGAGAGCGTGGCGGCGGCGCGGAGGCGGCCCGAGAGCGCGAGCACCGGGATGGCCAGAATGCAGCCGGCGAAGAACGCCCAGACGGCGGTGTGGACGAGCTTCACGAGGCGCAGGGCGCGGGCGGGGTGCACGGGGGGATTGTAGCCGCGCCCGACCGAGAGAACTGAACCGCGGATCATGGTCCGCGCGGCGGACGCCCGCTCTCGGCCTGAGTCGGTCCAAGTCCGCGATCTCGCTCGAACCCAACTCCGGCACGCCTCCTGCCCTGTGGAATGGCATGACCGCGCCGAGACAAATTCTTCCAGGGGCCGTCTATCTCGTCACTCGTCGGTGTTCGGAGCGCCGCCTCTTCTTGCGGCCCTCGGCGCAGACGAACGGAATCTTCCTCTACGTGCTCGCCCTCGCGGCCCGGACTCACGGCGTCCGCGTGCACGCGTTCTGTGTACTTTCCAACCACTACCACCTCGTGGTCACGGATCCCGAGGCCCGCCTGCCGGCGTTCATGCAGTACCTCGACGGCCTCGTCGCCAGGGCAGTGAACGCCTCGCTCGGTCGATGGGAGGGCTTCTGGTCGGCGGACGCTTCATACAGCGCCGTCTCACAGGCGGACTCAGGCGATGTCGTTCGAAAGATCGCCTACACCCTCGCAAATCCCGCCTCGGCAGGCCTGGTTCGTCACGGGCGCGACTGGCCCGGGCTCTGGTCCGCTCCCGAGCTGCTCGGCACCGCCACCCTGACGGCGGCCCGACCGGAGGTCTTCTTCAGCGCAACGATGCCTGGGACGGCCACGCTCGACCTGTCGCTTCCCGCAGGATTCGCGTCTGTGGAGGAGTTCCAGCGGCTCGTCGGGTCCGCGCTCGAGGAGCTCGAGGTCAAGGCACGGGCAGAGGCGCCAGCGCGCGGTTTCCTGGGCCGGAGGCGCGTGCTCGCGGAACAGCCGCTCAGCCGGCCAGCGGCAGGCGCGCCCAGGAGAACGCTCAACCCGCGGATCGCCGCCCAGGACAAGTGGAAGCGCATCGAGGCCATCGGGAGGCTACGGACTTTCCTCGAAGCCTACCGCAGCGCGCTCGTGGAGCTGCGATCCGGCGTGCGAGACGCGCTGTTCCCAGCGGGCACGTACCACCTGCGAGTCGAGCACGACGTCCGCTGCGCTGTGCCGGCCTGATTCGCCCGCCAGGACGCGAGCATCTGTAGGAACAGGCTCGGCCCTCGCTCGGAGCGCGGGGGAGCGTTCGTCGATCGGTCGGGTCTTCCTCCTCGCGCGCCGCGCAAGCGTGCGCGCTGCTGCCCGGCGTGGTCTGCTCGCCCGGGTCACAGCGAGGCGAGAGCCCCGTTCAGGTGACTTCTGGAGCCACTCGGGGACCTGACACGGGCAATGAGTTACGGCTCTCCGGCAAGGACTCTCGGACGGGCGAAGAAAAGGCGGGCGCCCCTCGAGGAGGAGCGCCCGCCTGGGCTCAGGAGGCTTCTCGCGAGAGCTACTCGGCGCCGACGCCGAGGTAGGTCCGGAGCTTCTCGTCCTCGAACATCTCCTGCGCGCGGGGCTCGGGTGTGAGCAGCGAGACGATGATCCCGATCGCGAAGGCACAGGACATCGAGACGATGCACGGGTTCTTGAGCCCGACGATCGGGGTGGCGTTGTGGAACACGTCCACCCAGACCGTCGGCGAGAGCACGATCAT from Anaeromyxobacter paludicola harbors:
- a CDS encoding transposase, translated to MTAPRQILPGAVYLVTRRCSERRLFLRPSAQTNGIFLYVLALAARTHGVRVHAFCVLSNHYHLVVTDPEARLPAFMQYLDGLVARAVNASLGRWEGFWSADASYSAVSQADSGDVVRKIAYTLANPASAGLVRHGRDWPGLWSAPELLGTATLTAARPEVFFSATMPGTATLDLSLPAGFASVEEFQRLVGSALEELEVKARAEAPARGFLGRRRVLAEQPLSRPAAGAPRRTLNPRIAAQDKWKRIEAIGRLRTFLEAYRSALVELRSGVRDALFPAGTYHLRVEHDVRCAVPA
- a CDS encoding aminoglycoside phosphotransferase family protein, which encodes MASDPVTTTTGPLAEARVREALRRHAGAAVADGPVQGLGGHASLRTYWRARGASPSLMVMVMPPGAKPEEATQGGPPAEEPFVNVQRYLARIGVRVPRILAFFPPEGALAGVPGVVMILEDLGDDMLETRLLAGDDREKLYEAAVDQLARLRAAAEARPDPACVAFGRRFDQGLYRWELDHFREWLLEAWKGASLAPDERAFVDAEFDRLSARLAAEPLGFTHRDYQSRNLMVLPGGEQAVLDFQDALLGPRQYDLVALLRDSYVELPADLVERMLRRWLERFHEAGGPRLEYGPFRELFDLLTVQRKLKDAGRFVFIDRVKKNPGFLVSIPASLRYVRDAFGRLPELAELRGVLGRHVPELLG